In Zonotrichia leucophrys gambelii isolate GWCS_2022_RI chromosome 12, RI_Zleu_2.0, whole genome shotgun sequence, a single genomic region encodes these proteins:
- the LOC135453191 gene encoding SRSF protein kinase 3-like codes for MEEQVQQEVPSAQHTGGHYPMQEGEVFNTRYQVLHKLGCGTFATVWLCQDMRRKKQVAVKVLKSREGFAESAQDEVAFLRCVSCMKKKDLAGENIVCLLDDFRMIGENGFHACLVFEVLGPSIRCLMGNYTAQGLPLPFVKKSLQQVLAGLHFLHKCCRIIHADIKPENILLCGRSKRLQRLLMSTLHCDQGTGGRLKGAGGDLGNQLEESDLMSIEVKIADLGSACWTYKPFSKEIQTQPYRALEVLLGLDYGTPADIWSTACLAFEMATGECLFDPQPGKYFSRDDDHVARIIELLGRIPPQIVFSWNKSTKFFSRPGALLRLSRLFPRSLPGILADRHGWTPQDAAAFAAFLLPALHYAPERRASAAQSLRHAWIAAP; via the exons ATGGAGGAGCAGGTGCAGCAGGAGGTGCCATCAGCCCAGCACACAG GAGGCCACTACCCCATGCAGGAGGGAGAGGTGTTCAACACACGATACCAGGTGCTGCACAAGCTGGGATGTGGCACCTTTGCCACtgtctggctgtgccaggacatGAG gaggaagaagcaggTAGCTGTGAAGGTTCTGAAAAGCAGGGAAGGCTTTGCTGAGAGTGCCCAGGATGAGGTTGCTTTCCTCCGCTGT GTAAGCtgcatgaagaagaaggacctGGCAGGAGAAAACATCGTCTGTTTGTTAGACGACTTCAGAATGATTGGAGAGAATGGTTTCC ATGCTTGCTTGGTATTTGAGGTGCTGGGTCCTTCCATTCGATGTCTGATGGGAAACTACACAGCCCAGGGACTGCCCTTGCCTTTTGTGAAAAAGTCTTTACAGCAG gtgctggcagggctgcacttCCTGCACAAGTGCTGCCGCATCATCCACGCAGACATCAAACCGGAGAACATCCTGCTCTGTGGGCGCAGCAAAAGGCTCCAGAGGCTTCTCATGTCCACACTCCACTGCGACCAGGGAACAGGAGGGAGGTTAAAGGGAGCAG GAGGTGATCTTGGCAATCAGTTGGAAGAATCTGATTTAATGAGCATAGAGGTGAAAATTGCAGATCTAGGAAGCGCATGCTGGACA taCAAGCCTTTTTCCAAGGAGATACAGACGCAGCCGTACCGGGCCCTGGAAGTGCTCCTTGGATTAGACTACGGCACCCCTGCGGACAtctggagcacagcctgcctg GCTTTTGAAATGGCAACTGGAGAGTGTCTATTTGATCCTCAACCTGGGAAATACTTCTCCAGAGATGATG ATCATGTTGCTCGTATTATTGAACtcttgggaagaattcctcCTCAAATTGTTTTCTCATGGAACAAGTCAACAAAATTTTTCAGCAGGCCAG GCGCGCTCCTGCGGCTCTCCCGGCTCTTTCCCCGCAGCCTCCCCGGCATCCTGGCGGACCGGCACGGCTGGACACCGCAGGACGCGGCCGCCTTCGCCGCCTTCCTGCTGCCCGCGCTGCACTACGCGCCCGAGCGCCGCGCCAGCGCCGCGCAGAGCCTGCGGCACGCCTGGATCGCCGCACCGTGA